AGCAGTTATGCCAAGTTCCCCCAACCATTGAAAATGACAAGAACCATGGAAGTCTTTTGCCCTGTAAAAGCAATACAGGTGTAAGCTCACCTAGTGCATCACAAATGTTCAAATGACTCCCAACAGCAATCTCAGTAATTATATCTACCCTGGTcccacagaaaaagaaaataatgccCTTCAATGCCATTTATATAAGCTTACTTTATTTGTGGGGAAGATGATAACCAACTtcatcaaaaacaagaaaaatctcAGTTCACAATTATTAGGCAGGGTCCCAGAGCTACGGATTTCAAAAGCCTATCATATCATCATCACAATCCATCTATATTAAAAACTTCTTATCTGTGTTTGTGCAGCCATATTTTGAAAGCGTCACAAAGACAGACAAATTTTCTATGAGGTGAAGACCTTTTCTATAGCCATGAGTTTCCCGCTTGGAGAATTTTACCTAACAATTTATCTAATAATGTGCCATCCATTTATTCCTAGTTGAAGATGAGATACTGGCCAGCAATAAGCATTAATTCACCAACTTTAACAGCTACAGGAAACGATTTAAGCTAAATAATCAAAAGAATATACATTACCAGAAGCATCTTAAGAAGTGCATGTGTCCCGATATGAGCAAGAGCAGTTTTTATCCGTTCATGTCCTTGAAGCTCATCCACATAGTGTGACACACTCTCCCCTTGCTCATAAGTTTCCACCAAGACAGAAGGATGCACAAGTGGATAAACAGGCTTAGGAAAAGAGACATCCTTCCATTTGCGAAAATTATATGTAAAGCGGCTCAAATTTGCAGCTTCCCTGGCAAGGTCAACTTGAGACATCATAAAAACTGCAAACTGTTGTACACTCTCATCCAATCTCAACCACTTTAGAGTTGGAATGAATGTTGAAATCTTTGCTACGGCATTGATTATCACAAAATCTCTCCTAATTGACTCACCAACCCCAGGATGTCTGACCTTTACAGCGACTAACGTAGGCTTGACTTGTTGTTTACCAGGGTATCTAAATCTCAAGGAAGCCCGATGCACTTGAGCAATGCTTCCAGATGCTACAGGTGCCTCTTCAAAGTGTtcaaaaatttccaaaatcttgCGACCAAAAGCTCTTTCAATAGTCTTCTTCGTGTAAGCAAAGCTATGTTCAGGAGCCTTGCTATGTAGCTCTGAAAGTTTAGTGCATAAATCTCTTGGGAAGAGATCTGGCCGCGTAGCTGCCCACTGACCCCATTTAATAAATGCAGGACCTGCTTTCTCCAACGAACGGTGAACAACCCGAAGCCACATCTTCCTAAACTCAGGTCCACCAAGACTAACAAATGGTGCCATCATGATACTGGGTGAGAACAAAATTGATAAATAGAGAGCTCTTACTAGCAAGACAACTACTTCTACCACTGAAAATACCAGTGATGTCATGTATGCATGCCCATCTTGTGCACGCACGTACAAAGAATTCTGTAATGTGTAGTGATCTGTGTCTCCTAATGTTCTCTGTGCCCATGCTACTTGTCCACATGTTAAGCCAAAAATACCAGGAATGACAAGGTGCGAGCGGGTCAAGGCCAAACTGACTGCTTGAGCAATTCTACTTATGCATGGTAAAGTACGACCACTGAAAGTATATTTTCGGAAGAGCCTTCTCCAAGCAAGTTGGGCATGATGTGTCACTACGCTACTCGCTGAGACGAGAGAGTAACTCCTGGAGAAGCCACTTCTCAACACACGCTCCTCAGAATTGTAAAATGAAAAGGGACAATGTCTTCTACAAGGAAATCCATAATGTGAATATAATCTGTAttggggcagacgaagcccaatGATAGCAGTTATCTCATACTTCCTCAGATATAACTGGCTGTTCCTTTGGGTCTTGCCAAAGAATTGTGCAACTTTTCTGACGTTTCCAAATGTCAAAGACCTGCATTTTAATATAACAACATTATCACCTATTCATGTTGCAGACATCAAGAAAGGAACAATACCATAAGTAAAACCAAGCGCAATGAATCCCACGATAAATATATTCTTATGAAACTAGCTGaacaaaccaaatttgtttcttccTGGATAATATTAAAATGACATTGGAGTTTTGTTCTCCACCTCATACTAATCATCAAAATCTATCATGCCAAAAGCATTCAAGGCTTATGAAATAGGTGagctattgaaaaaaaaaattacaataaaatgggccaaaaaagaacataaaagaaGCATCCTCTCACTTTGCCAGACCAAGTCAGTAATATAATGCAGTCAGACTCACTGGTGAAAACTGCTTTTCACAATGCAAATAATAGAGAATGGAGTCTTGTTTTTAGCTAGGCTTCTATGCTCGAGGTCTTTGCCTATTAACtctcaacaaaagcaaaatcgctacaataaaagaaaattcatgattatacaaaaaatcaaaacccaattAAGGGAATTGATGAGCCACAACTTTATATTCTTCGAAAATCCTGAGCAACAAATGGCATTGAAAGTATTTGCAGCAATTGGCAGCACGGAGTAGTAAAGCAATCTATCTGAAAAAATTCGATGCAATAAAACAACACAAAATGCCAGCAAAATTCCATGCAAAACGGTATAACACACACCAAAGAAAGCACAGAAAAAAAACAACCAGCATACAGATTTATATTCTCTTTACATTCCTCATATACACCCAAATCTTTCACTGCTTCAATTGTTATCCCCTAAAAAAAGCCTTAAAAAGGTGCGAAAAAGGAACATGAAAGGAGCATCCTCTCAAACTCGACACAgatccaaagaaaaagaaaaaccctaacAGAGAGGGAACAGGGGTAGGACATATTGGCCACCGACCTCGACATGTTGCCCATGATCTGGCGCGAGTGGCTGAGGCTATGGACCGTGGATGGTGAATGGTAGCTGTTGCAAGCATTTTCTCATGGACGTTCTCCCTTTCGCAATCGGGGTGATCGTTTTGCTTTGCTACTCAATATCAATCGTCGATTTCCAAAATTTGGTGTTTCCTTGGACGCGGGGTTTTCACCTCTCCTTCTCCTACACAAATAGACCTAGCGGCTGTAAGAAAGTTGGGAGGAGAGAGGCGCGGATTTAATAATGGGCCGTAGAGTCGGTGGACAGTTTGTAAGAATAAGATTGGGGGCCCACAGTCGCTGACCCGGTTTTGAAGGCTCTCGTTGCCTTTACGCGACCTTGGACTTTATAACTTTTCCTTTTTGTCGAAAATTTCCTTTTATAAAGGAAGCAAAAAGCAGTGGTATCCATATCCGGATAACTTGGGACCCGGCCCGATGAAGACTAGCACCGCCCGAAGGAATCATAAGCCGAGGCCCATAAAATTATAAACGGACCAATTTTATTTCAGAAAATACTGGGCCTTTCATTATGGGCCCGGAGTTAAAACAAATAGCAAACCCAATCCAAACCAAGTTCACCAATCTAACCTTAAATAGGCTTAGGAAAAAGCATCTGCCCAAAAGGACTAGAATATGCCCAAAAGGTTTCTTACTCAGTCTTGGATTTTTGGGCTTGAAAATGGTCGCTGGGCTTATAATCCAGTTAGTAGTTCCTACATATAAATTAAGCCCTGATGACAGGCCCAACAGATTGGGCTGCTGTCATGACGCAGTCAAGACGTGTACAATGGTGGCAATGCCAGTTATAAAAATAGACATAGATTTACAATCAATTAGATCATAACGCACATTGAGCTTCAATGCTCCCTATTAAATTCATAGTATCTATCATATGAAATTAAGAAAACCCGAATTAAGTATACATCAATTAGGGCGGCTGTGTTGCCTACCTTTTCCCTTATCTTCAATaattagagcaaccacaatcgTGATATTTTGCTGGGACATTGGTAATGTATGAGgatttgtgttttgcttatgtggttatATTTGGAGatatgttttgcttatgtggttgaACCAATAAAATGTACCGATACAAattacaatggtgtaaattcactggctttattttttgtataatagaggtgggatGTAGCATTAATTTTAGTGTAAAGTGTATGTGTGATATGGAGCCCACTTGTTAGAGCAAACATATGGACGTGGCCAAGTATTGATTGTAATCCCATCCTGCCATCTATTGTTATCGTAATCTAAGTTAATTGAATAATTGAATCTAATCATGTTTAATTACCATCAATTATTTATTAGTAAATCTAAATATTGGACCATACCTCAAACCGGAttagggggctccgcaattagtttcaaattgtagagtctacaattgaaaTCCAATGGATTGAGACATCACacctcatttttgttttttcatttttaaaatttgtatgtttttttATTCACCATTGaatatgaattgtagactctagggaATTGTGGAGCCTCTAAATCCACCTCAACCGTGGTTACGCCAAAGGATTATTGTCTATTTTTGGTCAATACCAAATACTAAAAATTAGGATTAGGAAGACCCTAAGCCAACCTTTTCAACTAGTAATTCATTTAAAGTTCCTAAACCAAAGAAGAATTAAACACGATAATCGTTGATATAGTCAATAAGGTCATAACCCCACAATGGAAATTGAAATTGTCACGATGTCAAATGGTTTCAATACGAATACAAAAATCAACTTTGTGGGTTtactttttgttcaaaaccTTTTTCTTTGGGCGGTTGAGGggagaaagaaaacaacaaagagagaaaatgaaaagagtGTCAGTGCATGTGTGTTGTATCTTCGATGTGGTCGGCTGCTGGTCAAATACGGCCACACTCTTTATAGTATAtaccacacacatatatacacattgcCTTTTATTTTGATCACACGTCAACCTCCATATCTGATCCTTTTTATTACAAAATGACAGCTCCTTTGTGACATGTACACGTCTACCACAGACGGAGAGAGTATTTTGGGGCCAAATATGCAtgtattatttggaaaaaaaataaactgtATTTATTACGTATAAATGACATGACACTTACGTGCATGGAATTGCTTCTCGATCTAGACTTGCTTTATTATAAGAAACGTACGGGGAGTAGTATGAAAGCTTGTTGAATCTTGACAAGCACAGTATAATAATTGTCGGTGTTTTAAATTCTATTGCTTGTGTTGTATACTATTCTTCAGCAAATCAAGAGATTTGCTGCTACATTGCATGGTTTATTTTAGCAAGTAATCAGTCACTATTCGCAACAAGTTAATAGAAAGCAAGACTTGAAGAACCAATTAAGGCAAAAGAATGGACGGCAAAAGATAAAAAGCATGTGTTTGCATGATTTACGTGTGGAGAAGACCTTCCAATTTCAAAACAACAGACGTAGACAATATGTGAAGCGGCAATCATAGAAGGGAAAAGTTGTACAATATGCCAGTCTGTTTGCTAGTGAAATTCAAACTCACCAcgatatctatatatacatcaGGACAAATTCTAGCTAGGAAACCTATGTTTGAATGACGTCTTGTAGGACACTAGTTCTAAAATTTCTAATCAAATATGTTGTTTCATTTTAGGCGTTGTACAAGTCAGGATATTAAAATGTTATTCTATATAATGATAACCATATAACAAGTCCGCCTCTCCACATTAACAATAATTTGTCCGTTTTAAGTCGAAACTCGCATCACTTGTCCTCTCAAATTTAATCATACTAGCACAAGGATCGAGAAAAAATTCTCACAGCTGGGGGATATTGTGAAAAATCTTATCATCAACAAATCACTTAACAGCGTTCTTGCTCTCAATCATTAGCAGAGTCGTCCACTCATATCTAAGTCGATTAGGCCTCTCACCATAATTGTCAAAGAAACCAGAACCGTTGATAAGTTTAATCGACACAGGAGTCGAAAACCTTGGGTGCCAATGGCCCAATACCATGCAGCCTTTTCAAAGTTCACTTGTACGTGTGTAATTATTTAGCACACCTGTGCCGAAAACTGACGTAATTAATATTAAGGCTCAAGTTTGACACtgaaaaagagacaaaaacagCACAAGAACCACGCGATGATTTTCAATAAAGCGAGCTCTCTTTGTGTAATGGTCCCCACACCGGGTCTGTTGTCACCGGTTACAGATGGACACGTACAGGCTTTTCATTTTAGTCAAAATCACGCTTATCCATAATCCCCATGCAAATTGTTACTTTATTTCTACGTGAAAAGACAGTTACCTTAAGTTAACAGGTGGCATGGACAGGTGTCACCCATACGAGCTCCGGTCTCCGTTGCCGGGGAAGGTTCCCGGGGTTTGACTTTGTGTctgggatctttcttcttcttcttctttttttttttttgtggtagaCAGTGAAATTATCGATatgatatatgcatataatatactACAAATGTTTGTTGTCGATCCATTTGAAGCATATTCGTAAGCGATAAGattgtttatattattaaatatgTTAAAAGTATGCCAAGtatggagaagaaaaacaacacgaTGACTTGAATCAATAATGGAAACTTTCCATCCAGTAACGATTAAAAAAAGAGCAAACGACATGAGCCTGCTTCTTGAAGTAGTAACCTTTATGAAGTCAGCAACAATATTGCAAGAAATCAATTATTAATTAGTACATGAGATTTTGCAACTATCAATAAACAAACTCTTCAATCAGTGTTGTATTGattttgataaaatattaaaacatgTAGTCATTAATATCCAAAGTATCTTGGATTCCAAACTTCAACATATTGTTACTGCAATAGCTTTCCCTCTCATCTTCAATGCTGTTGACGTACGTCGTAGTTGAGTTGGAATTCAAAGGACTTGGACTCGATGAAGGCGTCGATAAAGCCGACGCAAAGCTGAAATTATGGTCACTGCCGTTGGACATAAAAGTCGATGAAGTCTCCGACGAAGGGTCCATGATTGCTGCTGCTTGATCAGGAAAACTACAATTGTAGTTGTAACTTGGTAGAGTTGCCGGCACATAGTCCCCATTGGTTTGCCAATCATTCAATGGAGGAATTTGGGAGCTAAAGTTGTTGAAGCTTGACGAGAATTGCTCCACATTGGGGTCCAAAAGTAGTTGTGCCTCGTCAGAAAAGTTAGGTATGGTGCAAGGTGGATTAATATCTGGAACAATTTGGTTATATTGGTAGTGGTTTGGGACAAGATGATTTTCTTGACCAGTTTGAGGAAAACCAAGTTTTGGGTTTTCTTGTTGTGATTGCATTAGAGAACTTGCTAGCTTTAGAAGCTCTGGATTCACTAAAGGCTGGACGCCAAGCATCCTGGAAATGTCAATTTGAGATGAATTGTAGAGAGATGAACTTAGAATTGATGAGAGGTCTAGGAGATCAAGCCTCGGACTGTGAGTCACCGGATCGATTCCCATTCTGAGAAGTCTCTTTCTAATGTGTGTGTTCCAGTAGTTCTTGATTTCATTGTCTGTTCTTCCTGGCAAACGTGCCGCAATAGCAGACCACCTATACATGATAGTTACATATATTAAggaaaaataatcaaaattttcttacAATATACACACCACATGCATGTTTGtcaaatttttatattaaaaaatatgaaaaaagtaCTCACTTATTTCCTAATATACTGTGAAGCTGAATTATTGTCTCCTCTTCTTCAAATGAAAACCTGCCTCTCTTGATATCGGGTCGTAGATAGTTTGTCCAGCGAAGTCGGCAGCTCTTTCCACACCTTTGCAGCCCTAAAATAAAGCCAGTCAACACATTAAGAGGATGGTTATGCGACCAGAACAAACTTGAGAGAGTCTGATTGCATATTTTCTCAACGAAAACAAGAAAGTAAAGGACGTACCAGCATTCTTGGGGAGTGTCCTCCAATTGCCATAACCATGTTTTTGGATGTAATCAATGAGCTTCTGATCTTCCTCTTGAGTCCATGGGCCCCTCCTCAGCCCATTTTTCTCACAACATGGTGCTCTACCCATTGTAATAAGCTCCAATAAAGTATTACGATGGGGGGTACTCTGTCTATAAATAGCAAGTGAAAGACAAGTCAAAAGGATTCGGTGCCGTCCTCTGTTTATCACAAATGAGACGTGTCCCCTGTCCTTGGAGAAAATAACCAAAATTATTAATCAATTCGTCTTCATTTTGCCATGCAAAATCTCACTGCCAATCACTTTCCGGCGGAGTTTGACTCCTTACTTTCTGGATTCATATCAGCTGTCACAAACATCGTGGAGCCACGTACCTCCCCCTCTTCCTTCCAATATATGACCTTCGTAACAGGGACTCTTTGCATGGAGTCATTTCATAGGTTGTGTGCTGCGAAATTACTCTTTACATCTTCGGCCAAAGATATTTTAGAAGGGCAATCCAGGGAATTTATTGAATTTATATAGATCATGTTCATACTACCAATTATGGTCATTTTCGAAATGACTAATCATATTTTGTGATAAATAAACATCTATAATCCTGAAGTCAATAAATATATGCGATCTATAATCCAGCTTATCATGAGTAGACAAAAGGGGGTAGACATTGAAGCACTAATATTAATTTTGGTCAACAATGAAGGTGGAAAACCAGAAGGGGGCGGCAGAAACTTTCAATTAGAATGATGAATTCTTGTCAATCttgcttttctttcttccttttctctttcaGCATGAAAAATATATGGAGAGCCAGAAACACAGGAGAAGAAAAAGCTTCTGTAAAGGCAATAATGTCAAACTTTTAATTAAAGGGTCCTACACCTTTCAACGTCCATTTTTCAACAAACCAATGACAAATCAAAAGGCAATACTAACAACACAATACcaattcgaaaaaaaaaaaacaaaacctttcTCTGTACTGCAACAAGCACTGCTTCCCTTAGCTTGCTAAAGTTCAATCGAAAGAGGTATGTGTAATAATTTGAAGATTGAGTAGGGAAAAAACGTTGGCCCAATAAATATTTAGAGTATTGTTTCATATTGAGCCAAAGATTCATATGGATTTTGTCTCTAAAAGGATCATTTAGTGGTTGAGATTGGGTTCCGTCTTATAAACCATATCACTTGGCTTGCACCAAACGATGTGAGACATTTGTTCTAACACTCTCTCATACTTGTGTGCTTAGTTATATGAGGCCAACAAGTGTACTATACGGGTTATGGTCCACGTCATCCACTAACGATAATGTCAGAATCATTTGACGGAAAATGAGCTTAAAGGGCTAACGTGATCCCTTTTTTATAGTAGAAGAGCtttgttgacattaaaaaaagTATAGGAGcttgattgaattttttttaaatagatgAGCATTTTTGTTACTTGTCcctttaattaataaataaatttgatcgCTTGGAAGGCTGCAACTCCGGAACTCCCCTTGTACGTGTCACTGTGCGAGATGCTCAATCTCTATATGGGGACCACCTGCAACAAGACTCTCATGCATGATCGGTCCATCAACAACCTGCCACCTCACTGTATCTGACGTCTCTCATGCCTTCTCCCACTACCATTCCTTGCGTCAatagagtgtatatatatatatacacacatccagacaaaatatatatatatacacgctaACACGCATAATACGGCCTACTCTAGCACTTACTATTAAAAAAAGTCATTAAAGAGAATGAGCAACATTACTtcactgatatatatataattatgacTTGCACAGCATAATCTTCGGCTAATGTCTCCGTGCATGGTGTCATGGCCTAGTCAGCACAATCATGGTACTAAAAAGATATTTATTCATGCTTAAACTAATGAATATTGGTTACATCTTATACTTGATAGGGTAATCACTTATTTACTTGTCCAAAATTTAGGAATGGATGCGTTACCCAAAGAAAGGGTGCATACGTGCCAGAGTTGATGAGCCGTTGTGCATACAAATTTGATAGATGAAATGCAAGtacaaattaaataaatgaaagaTATTTTCCGTTTTGCACCATTGGTCTGTAAGAATTTGTTATTTGCGGGCACAAAAAACACGTCGTACCATGAAAGATGCAAAACCTTACTTATATACCACTTAATTAAATTATCccaatccgatgtgggatatcaATAGTCTTTTGTTGTGAGTGGTTCAAATGCACATATTCTTTAAAGATAATTTGCATGATTTATGGCTATATTTTAGATTATGTGGTTGGTGTTCCACTATTACTAATTTAAGCTAACCGTACACATAATTTTATGAATCCCTAATTTACCACAagttatcattatttttagTACTACGAACTACATAGTCCAATATTGGGTCTAAGTATATTTGCATAAAAGAAAGAACACCTGGCATTTTGTCTGAAAAGTCCAGAAATTTCGCAAACTTTTGGTCCTTGAATGCTTTGGCGTGCAACTTCTTGCCATGAGTAAGGCTCAGAAGATGCATATATTTCTTGCAAGTAACTGAAGCATTATTTAATCTCGAATTCACAAACACTATTCTCATAGTTGAGGAACTTCCCTTGCTTGTAAAACAATGAGCAATGTGATCCCAAAGAATACCATTAAAGTTTTCCAGGTCTCCAAGACTCCAACCATCAACGATTTCCTATACCTTCCGTTCCTCTGATAAAACTAGCTAGGTTGAACAAATGCTGAGTTCACTCTGTATCAGAGAAGTTCGGTGAATAATAATTTCTCAACATTTACAGTTCTACTTAGTCCACTTTTGAAAGCTGAATGACTACCTAACCAGCGGTTGATGGACTGATCTTCAAAAGTAAATCATACCGCACATGCCTAGCGATTTTTGGGAATGTCATGGCAGCAACATCAATTAATAGTTGAAACGGAAGAGATCATATCCATAATTTGACTGTGTATGTTACCGTTAGTCACGAGAACCCCACCTGAGGGAAATATTATCCTCCGTTCAACTTGATCCGCTGCAAAATCAAGTTCACTCCCTCTCCAGTCAGTTACCTGATGAAAGGGGATTAGCTTGTTATATTCCAACAAGGAGAGAGAATTAAATAAGACAATAGTTAGGTAATTGACATGGTAATTGGTATTGAAGCAAAAGAACCACAATATTAAGTGAAAAACGACAACTTGGAAAAGGAAATGTAATTAGTTCACCAGTTCAACAAGGATCTGAAAGTGGTTACCAATAATTTTATGAGGAATAGAAGTTAAGGTTTGATACAATCGTGCATTTTCTCCACAAAAATGAGGTGCTCTTCAACTAAATGTTGAAAAAGAAATGGTACACGATTACGTTCTTTGTCTTTGGCAAAACAGCCTATGATAGGTTTAACATTAGGAAACATGACAAAGAAAACCTAAAAATATATAGGAGTGGGGTGGCCTTGGGAGTTCTTTTTGGTGTTGAGGGAGGGAAACTTTATGTGTCGTTTTAATTAAGTTCACTGAAGTAGTTTAAAGTCATTGTCTGCAAAATAATGATAGCTCTCCTGCCCATCGTACACACTTCAGGTTGACTATCATAGAACCCTTAATCAACTCACAGACATGCCAATCAGTGAACAGAGACTAACAAGCACATATAACCAAAACTTACAACTCAGGAAACAGCCCCATTAGAAGATTCCATACCTTTCCCCCAGCTTCATGCACGCATATAATGCCAACAGCATGATCCCAAGCCTATATAACAAATGAGTTGGAAATTAACTCGAGCCAATTCAATTTCTGCTACTCATCTCACTACAGTTCAGCATGATACCTTAACAAGGGTCTGAGATCTCACTCGAAGAATGAAAACGGATGCCTTTCCAGAAGCCACCATTAAGTACTTGCACAGGCTGCATATGAACATCGTAATTGGTCAGTCTCATGCTAACAATTTCATCCATCAAAAgaaagggattttttttttctcattgtaACAATGGGGCAAAGCATTAAAGCAATATTCCACTTGAAGACAATATTAAGTACCATGCAATACAAGTTAGAGCCCAAACCTTCCACAACATGTGGACAAAAGAAGAATTTCTCTATCACCAGTGCTAGATGCGTCATTTCTTTCATTGAGAGAAGCTGAAAGTGGCATTGACGCCCATGTTTGACTCTCTGGAATGCAAAAACGTGCTTTATGTACCAACTGACATTTATCAACTAAGCATCTTGTCCAATATTCAGGCAACTTAGCTGATCTACCCATCATAACTGCTAACCTCTTCATCCATGTTCCACATCCAACATGAGCAACCATAATGATCCCTGAGCTAGAAAGAATAGTTTCAGATCCCTTGTCTTCAGCATTTGATTTACAGGGAACATCCTCCTGCCAGTTTGGGCAGCCCATAACTCCCAGTACAATCTCTCCTTCAACTATAAAAGCCAAGCCTACCTGAAAATTATGCATTAAGCCAAATTATAATTCCAAGAAACAAACCTTCccagcatttttttttgtctgggcATGTAGATGCTATTAAAATCTTTGTTTTAGAGACAAGtgattttactttctttttccttGGCAAGATATTTGTTGACAGGACCATCTAAGCATTACATGACGTAAGCTGCTCATTTAGATTGGAAACACTAAAAGCAGAAACAATATACAGAAGAATTCGCAAGAATCAACTAAGATGCTCTGTGAATTGTGTATTCATGAAGAATTATGATGGAATACATGCTATGCATACTTGCAATGTTCAAATTCACATCTGACCTTAAAATAATTCTTGTTTACAATATAGCGTAACTCAGAAATGACCATTTTCTTTAGTATTAAACAGTAATCATTCCATCCTAAGTTGATCTGCACTGAACCACTCACAGAATAAAATCCAAAAGGCCATGCGTACTGATTTTACATTTTAACTTCCTTGCTAAAATAATTTTGCTTTCACTAATTCAGTGAACATGTAAATCATTAGATATTCCATCAGGTGAGACAATAGCAGTTTTAGAATAAATTCATCCAAGTAGATATAGAGATAGTTAACT
This genomic window from Tripterygium wilfordii isolate XIE 37 chromosome 9, ASM1340144v1, whole genome shotgun sequence contains:
- the LOC120005479 gene encoding putative PAP-specific phosphatase, mitochondrial isoform X4 yields the protein MDLLHSASQVSTVRFICPNPSLTCMRRRFFPVRSSLPFPNQKAKYHRELEAAVDIVQRACRLCVDVKSSLFSAGGRILEKNDQTPVTVADFGVQALVSLELGKIFPSIPLVAEEDSAFLRSNNLVDSVVNAVTHKANIGDEPLTNADVLEAIDRGAQNDFATGSKPATYWVLDPIDGTKGFLKGNEALYVVGLAFIVEGEIVLGVMGCPNWQEDVPCKSNAEDKGSETILSSSGIIMVAHVGCGTWMKRLAVMMGRSAKLPEYWTRCLVDKCQLVHKARFCIPESQTWASMPLSASLNERNDASSTGDREILLLSTCCGSLCKYLMVASGKASVFILRVRSQTLVKAWDHAVGIICVHEAGGKVTDWRGSELDFAADQVERRIIFPSGMCGMIYF
- the LOC120005479 gene encoding putative PAP-specific phosphatase, mitochondrial isoform X3, whose translation is MDLLHSASQVSTVRFICPNPSLTCMRRRFFPVRSSLPFPNQKAKYHRELEAAVEVKSSLFSAGGRILEKNDQTPVTVADFGVQALVSLELGKIFPSIPLVAEEDSAFLRSNNLVDSVVNAVTHKANIGDEPLTNADVLEAIDRGAQNDFATGSKPATYWVLDPIDGTKGFLKGNEALYVVGLAFIVEGEIVLGVMGCPNWQEDVPCKSNAEDKGSETILSSSGIIMVAHVGCGTWMKRLAVMMGRSAKLPEYWTRCLVDKCQLVHKARFCIPESQTWASMPLSASLNERNDASSTGDREILLLSTCCGSLCKYLMVASGKASVFILRVRSQTLVKAWDHAVGIICVHEAGGKVTDWRGSELDFAADQVERRIIFPSGGVLVTNGNIHSQIMDMISSVSTIN
- the LOC120005479 gene encoding putative PAP-specific phosphatase, mitochondrial isoform X7, translating into MDLLHSASQVSTVRFICPNPSLTCMRRRFFPVRSSLPFPNQKAKYHRELEAAVEVKSSLFSAGGRILEKNDQTPVTVADFGVQALVSLGNVLDPIDGTKGFLKGNEALYVVGLAFIVEGEIVLGVMGCPNWQEDVPCKSNAEDKGSETILSSSGIIMVAHVGCGTWMKRLAVMMGRSAKLPEYWTRCLVDKCQLVHKARFCIPESQTWASMPLSASLNERNDASSTGDREILLLSTCCGSLCKYLMVASGKASVFILRVRSQTLVKAWDHAVGIICVHEAGGKVTDWRGSELDFAADQVERRIIFPSGGVLVTNGNIHSQIMDMISSVSTIN
- the LOC120005479 gene encoding putative PAP-specific phosphatase, mitochondrial isoform X1, which encodes MDLLHSASQVSTVRFICPNPSLTCMRRRFFPVRSSLPFPNQKAKYHRELEAAVDIVQRACRLCVDVKSSLFSAGGRILEKNDQTPVTVADFGVQALVSLELGKIFPSIPLVAEEDSAFLRSNNLVDSVVNAVTHKANIGDEPLTNADVLEAIDRGAQNDFATGSKPATYWVLDPIDGTKGFLKGNEALYVVGLAFIVEGEIVLGVMGCPNWQEDVPCKSNAEDKGSETILSSSGIIMVAHVGCGTWMKRLAVMMGRSAKLPEYWTRCLVDKCQLVHKARFCIPESQTWASMPLSASLNERNDASSTGDREILLLSTCCGSLCKYLMVASGKASVFILRVRSQTLVKAWDHAVGIICVHEAGGKVTDWRGSELDFAADQVERRIIFPSGGVLVTNGNIHSQIMDMISSVSTIN
- the LOC120005479 gene encoding putative PAP-specific phosphatase, mitochondrial isoform X6, translated to MDLLHSASQVSTVRFICPNPSLTCMRRRFFPVRSSLPFPNQKAKYHRELEAAVDIVQRACRLCVDVKSSLFSAGGRILEKNDQTPVTVADFGVQALVSLGNVLDPIDGTKGFLKGNEALYVVGLAFIVEGEIVLGVMGCPNWQEDVPCKSNAEDKGSETILSSSGIIMVAHVGCGTWMKRLAVMMGRSAKLPEYWTRCLVDKCQLVHKARFCIPESQTWASMPLSASLNERNDASSTGDREILLLSTCCGSLCKYLMVASGKASVFILRVRSQTLVKAWDHAVGIICVHEAGGKVTDWRGSELDFAADQVERRIIFPSGGVLVTNGNIHSQIMDMISSVSTIN